Proteins encoded in a region of the bacterium genome:
- the dprA gene encoding DNA-processing protein DprA, protein MEKQAIAAWLKLVGVELRSSRKYALLNEYGSPQAVLDAPSEDLAQMGFSPSEINRLHNAPEFPASAINIIESGQLSMVTILDDDYPANLKPLDGAPIALFIRGQLSETDRFSIGIVGTRKASSVGLMIAEQLAKDLAKSGLCIVSGGAFGIDTSAHQGALAAGGRTIAVLASGAEMDSPPSNRALFQKIAANGAVVSEFPPGTTPLPGRFPVRNWTLSGLSLGVIMVEVPERSGALITAGCAAEQGRDVFVVPGRMGETNYDGSHSLTKDGATLISSADDILAALGIPKDDHPKTNKPNTNLTPQQKRILEALSLEPTHPDTIARQLNLPTQALATELTILEITNQARRLPGGLYIRAL, encoded by the coding sequence ATGGAAAAACAAGCTATCGCCGCATGGCTAAAGCTAGTCGGCGTAGAGTTACGGTCAAGCCGCAAATATGCGCTTTTAAATGAATACGGCAGTCCTCAAGCTGTCCTCGATGCCCCATCTGAAGATTTGGCTCAGATGGGATTTTCGCCCTCAGAAATCAACCGCCTCCACAACGCTCCCGAATTCCCTGCCTCCGCAATTAATATAATCGAGTCAGGGCAGTTATCAATGGTTACAATTCTAGATGATGATTACCCAGCGAACTTAAAACCTCTGGACGGAGCGCCCATAGCACTCTTTATTCGAGGCCAATTATCAGAGACAGATCGCTTTAGTATTGGAATAGTAGGAACGCGAAAAGCATCGAGTGTTGGTCTAATGATTGCAGAGCAGCTTGCGAAGGATCTAGCCAAATCGGGACTCTGCATTGTAAGCGGCGGCGCGTTTGGAATCGACACATCCGCACACCAAGGAGCGCTCGCGGCCGGTGGTCGAACTATTGCTGTACTTGCAAGTGGCGCAGAAATGGACTCCCCGCCATCTAACAGGGCTTTGTTTCAGAAGATTGCAGCCAATGGCGCGGTAGTATCAGAATTCCCACCCGGCACTACACCATTACCTGGCCGATTTCCCGTACGCAACTGGACGCTAAGCGGCCTCAGTTTAGGAGTGATTATGGTGGAGGTTCCTGAACGAAGCGGGGCGCTCATCACGGCCGGTTGCGCAGCAGAGCAGGGACGTGATGTATTCGTCGTTCCCGGTAGAATGGGGGAAACGAACTACGACGGCTCACACAGCCTTACCAAAGACGGCGCCACCCTAATCAGCAGCGCCGATGATATCCTCGCGGCATTAGGCATCCCAAAAGATGACCACCCCAAAACCAACAAACCCAATACAAACCTAACCCCTCAACAAAAACGGATATTAGAAGCCCTATCTCTAGAACCCACGCACCCCGACACCATCGCCCGCCAACTAAACTTACCCACGCAAGCCCTAGCCACCGAACTAACCATCCTAGAAATAACCAACCAAGCCCGCCGCCTCCCAGGTGGATTATATATTCGGGCACTGTAG